The Fusarium fujikuroi IMI 58289 draft genome, chromosome FFUJ_chr05 DNA segment CTTTGGACTTGCTCTCGACCTCTTCATCTGAAgattcgtcttcttcttcttcttcgccgtcttcttcatcatcatcctccgcAAGAGAAACTTCGTCGAGCTttttctcaatctcctcttcttctggctCCTTGTCGGATTTGACTGGCTCCGGAGCCTTTGGCTGAACGGATTGCTGaacctcagccttcttcggCTGGGCGTCTGGTTTGACCGGTgatgccttgatcttgaagtaGTCGGCCCCAGCCGAGGACCAGGGCAAAGTTACGATATGCATATCATTATCGACGGGCTTTCGGGGCTCGATCTCTCCGCCAAAGAGGTAAGCGGTTCCGTGGACAATATTGAGAGAATGGGAAGAGCGGGGAACGTCAGGGGCATCAATGCGCTCCCATGTTCCTTTCATAGAACTCTTCTTCTGGTGAGTAGCTGAGGGAGCGGATGGAACGGAAGGCATAGGCATAGAGGGGAGGTTTTGCTGGACATTGTGGAGGAGGTCGGTGGTACGACGCTTGAGTAGAGAGAAAGAttccatgatgatggataTGGGCCTGAGGGCCGATAGGTGTGAGCAATATTGGTATTTCGCTGAGGTTATAGGTTTATGTGCACATCAACTGAATGAATGAGATGATGCAGGAGGAGAAAATGAAACACGCAAACCGAGTCAGCGGCGGGGGGAGCTTACAGTACGAAGTGAGATGATGCTGGCGATACCTAATGACGGGGATGACGTAGGCGCATTTACGCCCATCTACAAGGGGTCTCTATGGATAATTATAGATCTTGGGGATCATAATGAGGCACTTATTATCGGCACAAAACTTACAACAAGCTCGACTCTTTAATTCCTTCATGCCAATCCAGTAGCTGGGCTCTTTTTGTCGACGCATGTGATGCAGGCCATGCTTTGCATTGGATCTGACGGGGTGAGCTTACAGCGGCCAAGACGGACGTTGAAGGGACCTGCGGGGTACAGTACCTAATAAGGgacctaccttagtacctagttAACGCAGTTCACCCATAGGCTATAGCTTAGTAGCCTGCTACCTTTAGGTAGTCTAGTGGCGGAAAGCTGAAGAGCTCGGGCTCAGCCAAGATGTCGTGTAAAAACTGTTCTCAGTGGctattctcttctcctctcttaGACCACTCCCTCGTAGAGAATGGACAACATATCGAGTCGGATAGGTCCTGTTTCACAAAGTGAGGCATCGAAGCCTCGACTAACTACCAGAGAAAATACTACCTAGTGGCAGTGCAAGCTAACAAGCTGACATACCGCATTCAAGCGGAGCTGAAGCTTCGGCTCTCGAGGGCCTCGACTCTTGTTGAATCTCGATTATCCTAATCGTGAATAGGGCAGCAGAAGATTAGAGGGTGGATaaaaagcaaacaagatCGGAATAAACAGCACTCGAGAAACAATGCTTTATTTTGCTTCGTTATTGACTCAACTTGTAATTGGCGCCCACGCCCATTTCAAGAAACAAGGATTATCAACCCCCCATGTCTCAATGCTCTTGGGTCATTGGCTGCCCCCGAAACGGGCAGATTTCCTCTCAGACTCTGGGCGATGAGATGCAGGTGAAATGAGCAGCTGAAGCGGCAGATCGCCAGTATCAGCAGACTGGACGCCTTCAGCTCCCATTTCTCGGCCCTCCAGGCCATATATACAGACGATTCCGACATGAAAAACGCCTGTTCATCTGTATCGTTCCCGCAATCAGCCTCATAAGCCTCTCTTCTTATGCGCCGAGCCGCCAGTCTGCCTTCTGAGACGCTAACGCTCCACACACATGGATGAGATATACTACAAGATCGCCGAGTTCAATTCACGGCGAATCGTCCAAACGCACGACGTCCTCTCGTTCAAGTTTAGTGAGCTTTGGAGCAGGGATGATACTGGCATTGTCGACTACCATGAAGGAGTCACTACAATACCTGATGTCGCCTCCTGGCTGTCCATGGAGACGCGAACAGGAACAACAGGACCAGAGTCGCTAATTCTGCGCCTGATATGGCCCAAGTTTATCCTCGACGATAACTGCGTTGAGCTTCCCGAAGATGCCAAGAATCAGATTCTAGACAAGTTTGGTCTTGAGCTTGCATATAATTACTTCTCGAGTTGTGTCGCGGGCGTCAATGCCTTTCCTGAGATTGTCAAGTCTGAAGCAAACCAGCAGGCATACACTTTTTGCTATGCGCCTAAACTTGCGTCTGTATGGTCACATACTCGCTTCAGGCCACCTTCTTTGCGACCAGGTGTCACATATGGCATGATTCTGGCTGGCGATAAAGAGCAGCATTATCtaaagaagcttctcaagagcaaaagCAAATGGAGCCTTAGCACAGCAAGCCACGCCATGTTTCCTGCATTCCTCTTTGCTTTCATGTTCCATGGAGAGATTGAGGTAACGCAGAACAACATGAAGCCTGGCATCCAACAGATAGAAGCGCGGACAGGGTACTCAGACTTCAAGACCGAACGGAAACACATCGCGGCTGGTGAGCTAGGCACACTCAGCGCACAGATGAGCGGATTCGCAGTCCGCCTAGCGAGTACAGAAAGGAAGGATAAGACGCTacagaagcttctcgagttTGTCCAGCAACGACTGAGCGTTGGCCACAGCTCGAACCCCGAAGCAGACGAGCTGATGAAGAACCACGTCGGCGTTCTCCAGAAACGGTTGATGATGCAGGCCATGGACAGGGAGTATACCTTGAAGAGAGTGCAAATCCAAATTGATGTGGTATGCCGGCCCTAAAGAGAGATGCATCACAGTGATACTGACGGCTTGCCAGTTGAATAATCTCATATCAGAGAACTACAGCCTTTCCAACTATATCATCTCCATATCCACTCTTCGCGATGCTGCGTCGATGAAGACACTGGCGTTTGTGACAATGTTCTTTTTACCAGGCAGTTTCATCTCAGCTCTCTTCTCAACCGATCTCTTTGATTGGGACAGTGCGCAAGCTGATGGAGGAGACATCGGGGTCAAAACCACACCGCAGTTTCGATTATACTGGGCCGTGACCATACCACTTACCCTCATCAcgtttatactatattttatgTGGGCTGAGTTCTCCAGCTTTGATCGGAGCCAGAGAAGAGAGCGTAGAAGGTGGGGCTTTCCCAGAACTGAGAGTAtgaaagctcaagatcaaacCCGGTCACCGATGCAGGTATTGAAAGACCAGCGCGAACGTGTTAGTGAGGCGTATGCGATGGCAAAGAGGAGACAGACTGTCTTCGGACAAGGTGATAAAGATGAATCGATAGGTGCAAGGAATGAGTAGGCCAAGTACTGATTATTGAGATACCACTTGTGTCTACTGCTTGGATTGTGTGATAGGATCGTTTGGGGAATTGGTTGATGATATGTAAGGTATGCTAGGGAATATGACGGTGGGGGCGACAGTCTCGATCATGGCATTGTTGAAATAGCACAATCTGCATGAAAGGAACAGGGGAAATGCCATGTTGATCTAAAGTTCAAGATTTTTTCTTTTGCCCCACGGTCGAGACTCTAGCCTATGTAACATTCTAACAGTCAACAATAGAAATGGGCATCCAATACAATGGCGTTCTCTTGCCCAGACCTTCCCTCTTCCATTTCCTCGGTCCAGCCGTTGAATCTCGATCCCATCTACCTTACCTTCCTCGAGTCCCACATGACAGGCATAGGTAGGTAAATAACAGCTCAATTGGTGGCCATTTGAGTGTGCCCAATCGTGTTGAGGTCGGGGTATAACCTCCGACCACAAACATATCCGCCCGCATGATCGAGGCCTGGGCCTCTCTCTAACCAACTGATAGATACAGTAGATGTATGGTACAGTACACGCGAGGAACCAACATCTAGCCTGATCCCTTCTTCCCCTCATTccctttcctcttctgttctcttcttttctttctttctttcttcctttctcCCTTACACCAATTTTCTTATTTTGGCTGTTTATGTTAATCTGTGCCCGTTATTTTGAGGCGCCGTGACGGTCTTCATTGGAGGCTTGTGCTGTTACGATCGCCCCATCTACGTCAGATTTGATTGGGAGTGACGAACTACCTAGTCACATCAGCCCCAGCGCAGAAATAAACACAAAGCAGCACGATTCCCGAAGCCTTCGCAATACGACAGGACGCGGTACATGGCAACAATGGCCTCGCGTTCAGCTTCAGGTACTGCTAACCCAGCACCGGGGACCGTCGTGCCTGCGCAGCTCGGgtttctcgccatcttcaacccaaCGCTTGGCAATACCGACGAAACCATCGAGGATCAGATCGTCTACTATGCCTCTGTTACAACACAGGCCGCGCATAATAAGCGCAGGCGCACTCGTGGCCAACCGACCCAGAACATCTCTCCAGAAGAGCGAAACGAGCGTTTACGACAGATTGGCCTTGCCCAGGGCATGGCTAGCTTCAGCCGCGGTTTTGCAAGCGGTTCAACAGTAGACACTATCGACACCGAGAAGTCAAGAGTCATACTCCACGAGCTCGAACCTGGCTGGTGGATTCTAGCAGTAAGAACACCATGGCTTTTGTTGTCTTCAACGCCATACTCACCAATGATACTAGAGCATCGACCTCACCAAACTACCTCTCCCTCCTCGGCTCACTACTAAGAAAAGCGAAGCCGCCGAAGAACGATATGAATACTCCAGTCGCGAGATGAAACCCGCGAGCCTGTTGCTGCGCGATCTGCTGCGAGCCCATAGCATTTTCCTCATGCATCATGACTCCTCGTTGAGCGCCCTCTTCGTGCGCAACAAGAGAACCAAGTTCGTCACTATATTGAGTCGATACTGGGATCTCTATCTTTCGACCTGGAATGTCATGATGCATGGAAATCCAGCTCGTGACATTTTTGGGGGCATCCCCATTGCGGCCTCTGGTGAGCTGGGCGTAGGCGTCGGCGAGGAAGAAAGAGGTAGCGGCGAGCGGGCCGTATTGGAAGGATTGGTCGGGAGAATAGAAGGGCTCGTCGATCTAGTTGTTTCCAAGTTCGGCGACTTCAACCCCGAATCGCCTCCTCCAAATGACCCCTATGGCGACCCTGAGCAATGGCTAGGAACAGGAAGAGAACCTGGTCCCGATGACGGTGCCATCTTTTTGGGTACCGGCGCTCTGTCAAGAAAATCAGTGAGAGACGTTACTCACTGGATGGAGGATCTATACACTTGGGGCAATCACGCCTATGGTATCATAGAGAGCCCGACATCGGTTCGGCGCGCAAAAAGGCGACGGGCAGCGGAACGCCAGCAAGCGGCCCAAGATCAAACACAAGCACCAGCGAGTGAACTCGCGAAGTCTTCAGCCGGAGAACAGGCTGGGGAGAGTTCCGACAAAGACCAGCCCCAAATCCAAGTGACTGAAGATGGCAAACTGGAAAAGATGGTTAACTATCTCAAGCTCGGATATGGCACATACTGGTCGTTTCCTGGCGGCACTGGTAGTGGCGATTCTCCTGCCAAACAGCCTGAGAGTCCGCAGCAGGATCCTGAACCTGCCCAAGACACAACCAAACTTGCACGGCCCAGCCTCGCGGAACGCACGCCTTCATATGAAGCTGCTGGCCACTACTTGATTGGTTTAAAGGGGGAGATCAATGAAGATTATAGCGGGACAGAAAGTGGTAGTTCCGATGATGCTGGCGACGGGGCAAACAACTCTCGTACTGTCTTGCGAACTGTAaacattgagcttgagagtgaGGCTCTGGATAGACCAGAGGCCATAACTGTGCGCGACTTTGAGCATCCGGCCAGTGCTCTCACGCAGTCGCAGGTGGTAGGGAATATGATACCTGGCTACGACTCCCACGATCTCAACAAGGCAAAGAAACTGCGCGTTGTTGTCTACGTCAACCGACCATTCATGTTCACCTTTTTGTTCAATCTACGGACCGACTCCCTTGCTATGGATTCACTCTATCGCtcccttcatcatcaactcgcTCCTCTACGCaaacctcttctcctctccacAAGCTATCGTCCGGAGCGTCCTGGGACCGATGCAGGTTCTGGCAGTAACCACTCTGGAAACAACATATATGATCTCGTCTGGGATCCCGTCTCATTGACGGTTTATTCATCAATACCAAACATACCAGAAGTCTACGATGATATGGAACCATGGTCCCGTCCTGATGCTCTGAACACTCACCTTCACCTGGTTAATCTCTACATCGGTACACGGTCCCGTTCAACTGCTCTTGAGCGTACCGAAAAGTCCAGCCGTGGATGGTGGATCGTCTGGACACGTCTGCTCGACcgtcaagaagatgctgccaCGGGGATTCTCTCTACAATTCACGAAGGCGGGCCTGGCCCAGATACAGACCAGGACACCTCTCAAGATGACGGAGAGAGGAAATATTCCGGACCCGATCCCCGACATCCGGATGTTGCCAAGGaaatcttcctcatccgccGCGCAAGCGATCACGTCGGCTTCCGTACAGATTCCGCGGAGGGTGCAGGTAAGCTCGCTCAGGGCATCGGCGTCGACACACGCCGCTATGTGGAGGAACTGTTGAACCTGCTATGAAGGTTTCAGAATACACTGCATTCCACTAAATTCATGACTTACGACTTGTGGTTGACTTCGGAGACGGTGCTCCATGTACCAAGCCGCCTTCTTGGATGAGCACGAGAACACGCAAATGATAAATGCAATACGATAGACGTCCTGTATCCATACATATGCATGTTACGCATACACAATACGCGCGGCTGGGACGGGAGTGTTGAGAGTCTGACAATGCCTATATTTGTATggaggttcgtctcaaaagtctttgccggcGAGCAGGGATCAGCAACCACCCTTATAAACTCAAATAGGGTATCTCTACTGATTTTATTAGCTATCTTCTATAAGTGATTTCTATACCGTTCTTTTCctcttaaccttataaagaagatactatatataaaaatagatattataacttagGCTTTAGTGGTAATATTAAAAGCGCCTTATAGAGAAGTAAAAACCACACCCTAAATCTACCTTCTAACTGatatccctaaatatataattaataaaatatattcttatataatCGAGAGAGGCTTTAAGCCTAATGAATATCcccttaagcttattaatacttaGCTTAAAGATAGAGCTTAATCCAGGCAGCCTTTAAAGTAAACTAAAGAAAATTAAGGCCTAATTATCGCTAAGGTTAGTATAGATTAATTTAGCAGGGAAAAAACACTTACTAATATCTCTAGCAAGCTTAGCAGTTAGGGCATTAAGATCTTAACTGTAACTATCGCCAGAATCCTTAAATTAGCAggatataagaaaataaagccAATAAGGAAGCCTAAActaactatagtaataaagaaagagtgcctaaaatagtatattacttataaagattagactcttaaagattaaaaagctataatttagttaaataagacttctatagtgcttctttattactgCAACGGCTATTGCATTTAGAGGCAGCCTAAGGAGCGATTTCTCTATAGCtgtatttataaaagatagaaaggcTCtagtaagtttatattttaggcctactttttatataataaaaagggtcTTTATTATTGCTAGTCTctaaagaccttaaaagagaagaaggctactaaagaagtaatataggtaataaataaagagcttaagccagttataaaagagaaataggAGCTTAAGAATAGAATAAGAAGGCTAGGGCTTTATAACCTACCTAGCAAGAAGCCTATATAGTCTTAGAATAAGGCTAATAGCAAGCTAataagagagagaaaaggcagtattaacTAATAGcaatactatataaagatccTAATTTTAAGattacttccttttataaaggaatataaaaaggaaagactaaatacctttatataagaagatcaagcttctgcttataaatactatatatagcagcTTCTATATAACACTAAAGGAGTTTAGAgacttctttaatatttaaattcgCCagatttaaatactattaagccTACCtggctataaataaagagaataataatgAAAAAAGGCGCCCTAAAGAATAGAAAGgaagctatttataagtaagaggctatataaaataaccttCTGTAGGAGCAGATCCAGGcataaataaagagaattcctatatatatttaaaaaatcATAGCTTTAAAAAGTAggaataagtataaagaaggCAGGGgtaaataggtataaaattCGAGATTTATAGGTATCTAGTCTTTTGCCCCACTTAGTGTAATTTTAGCgccggcaaagacttttaagACGAACCTCCGTACCCGTATCGATAGCTCGTATTCACAACGCCTCTGTAAGGCGTAGAATCATTAACTAGTAGCCAACCGCGTCTATTTCTGCCTTCCCTTCTCCTTTTCAAGAGGGCCGGAATCCCTTCGTGCGACGCTACCTGCTTTCCAGCCCTTGCTAACATGAATCCTCACTGCGAGATCATCGGTAAAGTTCTACTACAGCTGAAGGGAGTGACTTCGTTAGACTGCTCCAAGACAGAGTACCCTCTCATTCACCCCTGGATACCAGCTTTTTATTGACTAACCGTGCTATGACATCGACCACCGACAAGGAATCTGTTTTAGTGCAGTAGCTCGTCATTGTGAACCCGAGCGATATTCATTAGCAGAGCCAAGCTCCCCATTTCTGTTGGTTGATCGTTAAATGTCCAGGTTTCAGCTTAAACGAGAATTCATTAGAGTCGGTCGCTAATAGACCCTTTAAAGACATGGGTTGGTTGAGTACGAGGTCATTGTAGGCATGGAGTAGCGACCAAACGGCCAGGATCCCAAATTAAAACCCACTCGCTTCATCTGCCCTAAGATTACGGATAGATTCAAAATAAACAATGCTAGGCGACATGTCACAGCAATTGAGGGGAATTCACTTAACATAACGTGATGTAATCAAAAGTGCAGTCCCTGATTGAGGGTACTGTATTGTTTGTCTATCCGAACGGCGTATCCAAAGTTTATGTACATAGAAGTCAACGACTGTCAACCGGAGCTGATTCGCCCAAGAAACCAAAAACACCCCAATCCAGAATCTCCAGGTCTAGGTCCAAGTGGTACCCAAGTGCCTTTTTTATGTCTTACGCCCCAGCGCCTTCGGGGGTGAAGAGATTCCCGCTTCATGAAAAGTACAAGTCGTAAGAAAAGGGTATCCTTCGTATTGTTTTCATGATTCAAGAAAACGTGTTTGGCGTGGCGCTTAGTTGAACCACCACTCGACCTCGGTGCGGCCAGAGTCGAGGCTGCCCCAGATCTCCTCGTAGACCTTTCGGCTGACATCGATGTCGTTGATATCGCAGCTCGTACACTTATCGGCGACGGTAGCCTGGCAGGTCTTGCCGTTGGCCTTAATGGTGATGGTCTTGCCGCACATGGGATTGTTGTTGGAGAGCGGGCCCATCAGGAGGTGGGAGAGAGCGACAATGTTGATCGAGTCATCCTTGCCAGTGTCGTTCTCACCGCAAGCACCTTGACCAATATCATAGTAGGTGAACTCACCGTGCTTGGTGTCAGAACCGCCGGAGGAGCTACCACCGGAGGCAGGCTTGGCAGCTTTCTCCTGCTGAACGGGAGCAACCTCAGTCTCGGGctcggcctccttcttgggggCTGAGACAACAGGCTTGGGGGCCTGAGTGGTGGGCTGAGGGGCAGGAGCCTGGGTGGTGGGCTCGACGGGAGCGACATACTGAGAGGTaggctcagcagcagcctcggccTCAGTGGTGGGCTtaggagcaggaggaggagtgtAGACGCTGGTGACCAGAGTAGTGGTAGgggcaggaggaggagcaggcttcttttccttcttggggGCAACCTTCTTGGGGGCGGCCTGAGTTGTCTCGGGCTGAGGAGCAGTAGTAGGCTCGGCCTCAGGTCGGACCCAGACGGTGGTGGTAGCGTCGACCATCTTGGTAACGTACTCGATCTCAGTCACCCACTCAACCTCAGTGACAACAGAGCGCTTCTCGTTCTGGTGGTGACGGCGGTGGTGGTTTCCATGAGGGTTGGCATGGGGCTGAGCAACAGCCGCAGCGGCGAAGAAGGCGGAAGCAAGAGTGAAAGACTTCATGTTTATGTATGGATAtaggttgttgttgttgttgttgttgttgttgttgttgttgttgttgttgttgttgttgttgttgttgttgtttccgAGTTCTGTTATTCAACCAAAGAGTGGCTGTAGCTGTGATACGTCTGGTGTGTAGACGAAAGGGTATCTCGACGCGATGGATTGCTAGGCAAAGGATGGTTTAGATTCTGTTCCACAGGAATGAATCTATTCAAAAAAGAATTGAAGGAATGGACGTTGATCGTCGTGTGAGGGAGTGTGTGCgtgagagagaaagagtcCTGCTCAGTGCTCAGGTGGGAATGAGTGGTGTTTGAACTCGAAGAGATCGTAGGTGAAGAAACGAAACAAGGGGAGGAACCGACTCTTCCTTTAATACTACGCCTCGCCGTAAAAGACGGCGCCGGCTCATTATGCTAGCTCttaaaaagacttggctttAGACTAGTACCTTACTCCTAGCCAGGTACCGAAGACTGGAGGTGTGCCATCCATAACCAGTGCTGAACGCAGTGTGTCCGCAAGCAACCCGCTGGAACTTGTGAGTCAAGGGTACCGCAACTGTAGGCAAAAGAACCGCAGGCGGCGGCGTACCGGATTCATCCCCGGTAGTGGGAGCTGAGAGGGCGTTCCGCTTTGGGGGGGGGGAACTGGCCACGCGTGGTTTTTTCCAAAGAAATCCACCCACAAGCATAGCCCACACACCCAATTCCAAGCCAGTCTTTTCTCGTGCTTGGCCTTGTTCCGAGGTGGATAGTGGAGACGAAACGGGCCACAGCACGGACGTGGCAAGCTGCCATCTCTTTCGCTCCTCAGGAGGTTTTCACCGGGCCATTGGGATCTGCTGGAGCCAGCCATAAAACACTTCCCTGAACCATGCAAACGGTCTGCCCTAACAGCTACGTAAAAAAAAGCCAGAGCGCTACACAGCCTGAGAAGGAGGCCTGCggaggacaaggagaagcaaaatCAACCCTGTCGCCGCCCTTCAGGGGTGCCGTGGCACCATCAAGGGCATTCATCGTATTGTGCTACAAAGTTGATCGCCAGCCTCCTCGTCCAGAACAGAACCTCAAAACCCGTCCTCAATCAGCTAGCTGCCTCATCTGAGGACAGCTCTGCGGGGAATAGCGACTCACGTATTGCGGGTCGCGTCATCTCAGTATAGCGAAGTTGGAGAGGTCTTGAAGGGAATCATCAGAGTCATATCACCGAGCAACGTGATTTTTCAGATCCCTCACCACCCTTACAGAGAATGCACGCAGTCAAGTGGTCCAACTCAAGGCATGTTTTCTCACCCAGGATGTTGTGATTGGTCAGTCTGCAAGGGGCCGCCCTGTCGTCAGCTTCCGAGTTAGATCTTGTCAGGGCTAAGAGGCAGCCAATGACAGTCTATATGTGCCTGACGATGGCGGGAGGTCTGCGGAGCGAGAAAACAAGAGGACCAAAGTTGGTGGAGGGGGGGACACACATAGGAAATCAATCTCTGAGTTGTCCTGTTCGCTGGCGCCTGTGCCTGGCCCGAAACGCAGAGGCTTGAGAGGCTTGGAAGCACTCAACGAGTCAACGTGCATCCGGGAGGTGTGGAGGGCGCCATCCGCCAAGTTGAAACAAGACCCATTTCTTCCCAGGTTCAGGGCAACGTTAATCTGGGTGCCACCTCATCCACTCATTAACAACCCAACGGCTTGCTGACATGGCTTGCAGCAGTACATAGGAGCAGTTTAGAAGTCTAGAAGCGTGAGAAAGTACCAGAAACCCGGTGGTGTGAGGGAAATAAAAAGTCTTCTTTGCCGCCTTCTTTTGCTGGGTCGTTCGGCATAATGTTGGCGCCAATGCATGCGTGACGTTCTCACTTATTGAGTCGTGCTCCAAGTCATTAATCCCTTTGCTCTGTTGTCTGTGTGAACATATATGCGCTTTCACTGTGATGCGATGTGATGA contains these protein-coding regions:
- a CDS encoding related to rasp f 7 allergen; amino-acid sequence: MKSFTLASAFFAAAAVAQPHANPHGNHHRRHHQNEKRSVVTEVEWVTEIEYVTKMVDATTTVWVRPEAEPTTAPQPETTQAAPKKVAPKKEKKPAPPPAPTTTLVTSVYTPPPAPKPTTEAEAAAEPTSQYVAPVEPTTQAPAPQPTTQAPKPVVSAPKKEAEPETEVAPVQQEKAAKPASGGSSSGGSDTKHGEFTYYDIGQGACGENDTGKDDSINIVALSHLLMGPLSNNNPMCGKTITIKANGKTCQATVADKCTSCDINDIDVSRKVYEEIWGSLDSGRTEVEWWFN